A portion of the Apium graveolens cultivar Ventura unplaced genomic scaffold, ASM990537v1 ctg9090, whole genome shotgun sequence genome contains these proteins:
- the LOC141705594 gene encoding uncharacterized protein LOC141705594, with translation MNLVSWNCRGLGKPHAVRVLGDLVTSLKPAFLFLSKTLVDNNVIVDLHTKLGFSNYFTVNRVGQGGGLAIMWKHSVICKVVDSSVNYIDVVFFEKNSPEWRLSCFYGMPEHKEGVHPHSQSLMDGFRSAIEDCNLVEVDLMGGKYTWEKSKGKPNWVKERLDRAFATEGWWQKFPLGTLELRHAIVSDHEPIELKLMDTLMSRKHFRFRFENSWLKEPSLKLKLKLISVSSFMSKWGRNFYHKFRDKVKRQKEILNALKDREDEEGIKSYFEEREKLNEFLEHEESYWKQRAKIFWLKEGDTNSRLVKKYFEGVFTEVNNSTIPGDSTETPVITEEQNRILTAEVGFEEFTCALKQMHPDKASGPDGYSPAFFQHFWSLLGRENVDNLKDVRPIALYNVLYKILAKVLANRLKKVLPVVITENQSAFVQGRSITDNVLISFELIHFMKRKKGSQDGEVALKLDISKAYDRVSWDYLWHRMRIMGFNEKWLKWMRLYVTTVQYMVCLNGSYVGPIMPSRGLRQGDPLSPYLFLLCAEGLSNLLNSAAATGSINGCRISRSAPAITHLLFADDSFLFFKATVEETRVVKDMLNLYEKQSGQAVNFQKSAMFFSSNVRRDNQTEIWSLSNEIEKMFNGFWWKSGKNGGKGIRWHAWDKMCTAKNKGGLGFRCMYGYNLALLGKHVWNFLKNPESLVARIFKARIDKVCEFFRPYGKQWDEAKVTQTFHDGDARCILNTRIPQNQIQDRVAWLHTKDGQYSVKSSYHYWFDINHAQNLESDSQGWARLWKLQILHKLKFFLWRVCKRNLPVRNMLRGKGVNVTILCPMCNTDVEHFRHLFLECPYGKGCWSYVGKEYDVIDVEHVSTWVLEWLSSESNSCLVRLARTLWGIWFARNRKVWEDKQTPPNVAMEVASKMVDEWQKAQQKNQLSSNTPNRSENESQVHWEKPQGGWKKVNVDASVYDGSSSFKIGLVLRDDSGSFIAGLQSCMAGQVSSMEAEVIDVHEALCSIQSLGLGNIAVECDALNVVSAVQKGTVYFLRLGILDSCRHILRQRSDLKIQHVRRQANSVAHNIAKLPYLGTVNSFTSAPSCVLEFVLRDSMQV, from the exons ATGAATCTAGTAAGTTGGAACTGCCGAGGCTTGGGGAAACCTCATGCAGTTCGTGTCCTAGGAGACCTTGTGACGTCTCTTAAACCCGCGTTCTTATTTTTGTCTAAAACTTTAGTTGATAACAATGTGATAGTTGATCTTCATACAAAGTTGGGATTCTCAAATTACTTTACAGTTAACAGAGTTGGCCAAGGTGGGGGTCTTGCTATTATGTGGAAGCATTCGGTAATTTGTAAAGTGGTTGACTCCTCTGTTAACTATATTGATGTGGTTTTCTTTGAGAAAAACTCTCCTGAATGGAGATTATCTTGTTTTTATGGAATGCCTGAGC ATAAGGAGGGAGTCCACCCTCATTCTCAGTCTTTGATGGATGGTTTTCGATCAGCGATAGAGGATTGTAACTTAGTGGAGGTCGATCTCATGGGTGGGAAGTATACCTGGGAGAAGAGTAAAGGGAAGCCTAATTGGGTCAAGGAGAGATTGGACAGAGCTTTCGCTACTGAGGGATGGTGGCAGAAATTCCCGTTGGGTACACTCGAGCTGAGGCACGCTATTGTATCAGATCATGAACCAATTGAACTGAAGCTGATGGATACTTTGATGTCTAGAAAACATTTTAGGTTTAGGTTTGAAAACTCCTGGTTAAAAGAGCCAAGCTTAAAGCTGAAGTTGAAG CTTATTTCTGTGTCTTCATTCATGTCGAAATGGGGGAGGAATTTTTACCATAAGTTTAGAGATAAAGTGAAGCGTCAGAAGGAGATTCTGAATGCACTAAAGGACCGTGAAGATGAGGAGGGAATCAAGAGTTATTTTGAAGAAAGAGAGAAACTAAATGAATTTCTAGAACATGAAGAATCATATTGGAAGCAGCGTGCAAAAATTTTTTGGTTAAAGGAGGGGGATACCAATTCAAG GTTAGTGAAAAAGTATTTTGAAGGTGTGTTCACGGAGGTCAATAATAGTACAATTCCAGGGGATAGTACTGAAACACCTGTCATAACGGAAGAACAGAACCGAATACTTACTGCAGAGGTAGGGTTTGAGGAATTTACTTGTGCTTTAAAACAAATGCACCCGGACAAAGCCTCGGGGCCTGATGGTTATAGTCCAGCTTTTTTTCAGCATTTTTGGAGTTTATTGGGTAGGGAG AATGTGGATAATTTGAAAGATGTTCGTCCGATTGCCTTGTACAATGTTCTATATAAAATCTTGGCAAAAGTCTTAGCCAATAGACTTAAGAAGGTGTTACCAGTTGTGATTACGGAGAATCAGTCGGCTTTTGTTCAAGGCAGGAGCATTACGGACAATGTGCTTATTTCTTTTGAATTGATTCACTTTATGAAGCGTAAGAAAGGTAGTCAGGATGGGGAAGTTGCGTTAAAACTTGACATTTCTAAAGCGTATGACCGAGTTAGTTGGGACTACTTATGGCATAGAATGAGGATAATGGGTTTTAACGAAAAATGGTTGAAATGGATGCGTCTCTATGTCACTACGGTTCAATATATGGTATGTCTGAATGGTTCGTATGTGGGACCTATTATGCCGAGTAGAGGCTTAAGACAGGGAGACCCGCTCTCTCCCTATCTCTTTCTCTTATGTGCCGAGGGGTTATCCAACCTTTTAAACAGTGCAGCTGCTACTGGTAGTATTAATGGATGTCGTATTAGTAGGTCTGCTCCTGCAATTACACATTTGTTATTTGCTGATGACTCATTTCTATTTTTTAAAGCAACGGTGGAGGAAACTAGGGTGGTGAAGGATATGCTGAATCTTTATGAAAAGCAATCAGGGCAGGCCGTGAATTTTCAAAAATCTGCTATGTTTTTCAGCTCGAATGTGAGAAGAGATAATCAAACTGAGATTTGG TCGCTGTCTAATGAGATAGAAAAGATGTTTAATGGGTTTTGGTGGAAATCTGGAAAAAATGGTGGTAAAGGTATCAGATGGCATGCCTGGGATAAGATGTGCACGGCGAAAAACAAAGGAGGATTGGGTTTCAGATGTATGTATGGTTATAATTTGGCCCTTCTAGGcaaacatgtttggaattttctGAAGAATCCGGAGTCTTTGGTGGCGAGGATTTTCAAAGCAAG AATTGATAAGGTGTGTGAGTTTTTCCGTCCATATGGTAAGCAATGGGATGAGGCAAAAGTAACTCAAACCTTTCATGATGGTGATGCTCGTTGTATCTTAAATACGCGTATTCCGCAGAACCAAATTCAGGATCGTGTAGCATGGCTGCATACGAAAGACGGTCAATACTCGGTTAAATCGAGTTATCACTATTGGTTTGATATAAATCATGCTCAGAATTTGGAGAGTGACTCTCAAGGTTGGGCTAGACTATGGAAGCTTCAAATTCTACATAAATTGAAGTTCTTCTTATGGAGGGTGTGTAAGCGTAATCTACCAGTCAGGAATATGCTTCGAGGGAAAGGGGTTAACGTAACAATTCTATGTCCTATGTGCAATACTGATGTGGAACACTTTAGGCACTTGTTTTTGGAATGCCCATACGGTAAAGGATGTTGGTCCTATGTAGGGAAGGAGTATGATGTAATAGATGTTGAGCATGTTTCTACTTGGGTTTTGGAATGGCTTAGCTCAGAATCAAACTCCTGCTTGGTGAGGTTAGCAAGGACTCTATGGGGAATTTGGTTTGCACGTAATAGAAAAGTCTGGGAGGATAAACAGACGCCTCCAAATGTGGCTATGGAAGTAGCATCGAAGATGGTTGATGAGTGGCAGAAGGCTCAACAGAAAAACCAGTTGTCAAGTAATACACCTAATAGGAGTGAAAATGAGTCTCAAGTTCACTGGGAGAAGCCACAGGGTGGATGGAAGAAGGTAAATGTGGATGCTTCGGTTTATGATGGCAGTTCTTCATTTAAAATTGGTTTGGTACTTAGAGATGACAGTGGAAGTTTCATTGCTGGGTTGCAGAGTTGTATGGCAGGGCAGGTGTCTAGCATGGAGGCGGAAGTAATAGATGTGCATGAGGCTCTCTGTTCGATCCAAAGTCTAGGTCTGGGAAATATTGCAGTCGAGTGTGATGCTCTAAATGTGGTCAGTGCAGTGCAGAAAGGCACTGTTTATTTTCTGAGGTTGGGTATTCTAGATAGTTGTAGGCACATCCTACGACAAAGATCAGATTTAAAGATTCAGCACGTTCGGAGGCAAGCAAATAGTGTAGCTCATAATATAGCTAAACTTCCATATTTAGGAACTgtgaattcttttacttctgcTCCTTCCTGTgtgttggagtttgttcttcgTGATTCTATGCAAGTTTAA